Proteins found in one Limnohabitans sp. TEGF004 genomic segment:
- a CDS encoding DUF2065 domain-containing protein yields the protein MSLDSDTLWVAFGLMLIFEGIFPFVSPHGWRDKMAQLMVLEDGQIRFFGLVCVMVGLLMLWWLG from the coding sequence ATGAGCTTGGACAGCGATACGCTGTGGGTCGCGTTCGGGTTGATGCTCATTTTTGAAGGCATCTTCCCCTTCGTGTCGCCCCACGGTTGGCGCGACAAAATGGCCCAACTCATGGTGTTGGAAGACGGTCAGATCCGCTTTTTCGGCTTGGTCTGCGTCATGGTCGGTCTTTTGATGCTCTGGTGGCTGGGTTGA
- the hflX gene encoding GTPase HflX: protein MNDTPQKTAGATILVGVDFGLPHFDGELEELGLLAETAGLKPVARITCKRKAPDAALFVGSGKADEIKELALMHGATEILFDQSLSPAQQRNLERHMGVAVNDRTLLILEIFAQRARSHEGKLQVELAKLQYLSTRLVRRWSHLERQSGGIGMRGGPGETQIELDRRMINDSIKRTKERLDKVKKQRSTQRRQRNRRDAFTISLVGYTNAGKSTLFNALVKARAYAADQLFATLDTTTRQLYLGNADGTGRSVSLSDTVGFIRDLPHGLIDAFQATLQEAADATLLMHVVDASNPNYPEQMVEVQKVLAEIGAADVPQVFVFNKLDAMSPETRPVQLQDHYTVDGLSVPRFFVSAQTGEGVAALREFLAQEALSTMPEDHANTQELE, encoded by the coding sequence TTGAACGACACACCTCAAAAAACCGCCGGCGCCACCATTTTGGTAGGGGTCGATTTTGGCTTGCCGCATTTCGATGGCGAGCTAGAAGAACTTGGGCTTTTGGCCGAAACCGCGGGCCTGAAGCCTGTGGCGCGCATCACCTGCAAGCGCAAAGCGCCCGATGCTGCCCTGTTTGTAGGCAGCGGCAAAGCCGACGAAATCAAAGAGCTGGCCCTCATGCACGGTGCCACCGAAATCCTGTTTGACCAATCGCTCAGCCCTGCACAGCAGCGCAACCTAGAGCGTCACATGGGCGTGGCGGTGAACGACCGCACCTTGTTGATTTTGGAAATCTTCGCCCAACGCGCGCGCAGCCACGAAGGCAAGTTGCAAGTCGAGCTCGCCAAGCTGCAATACCTCAGCACGCGCTTGGTGCGCCGCTGGTCGCACTTAGAGCGCCAAAGCGGTGGTATCGGTATGCGCGGTGGCCCCGGCGAGACCCAGATTGAGCTGGACCGCCGCATGATCAATGATTCCATCAAGCGCACCAAAGAACGTTTGGACAAGGTCAAAAAGCAGCGCAGCACCCAGCGCCGCCAGCGCAACCGCCGCGATGCCTTCACCATCTCTCTGGTGGGCTACACCAACGCGGGCAAATCGACCTTGTTCAACGCCCTGGTCAAAGCCCGGGCCTATGCCGCCGACCAGTTGTTTGCCACCCTGGACACCACCACTCGTCAGCTGTATTTGGGCAATGCCGATGGCACGGGCCGCTCGGTCTCGCTGTCAGACACGGTGGGTTTCATCCGCGATTTGCCGCACGGTTTGATCGATGCTTTCCAAGCGACCTTGCAAGAAGCGGCGGATGCCACGCTGCTGATGCACGTGGTCGACGCGTCTAACCCCAATTACCCCGAACAAATGGTCGAGGTTCAAAAAGTGTTGGCCGAGATTGGTGCGGCCGATGTGCCGCAGGTCTTTGTGTTCAACAAGCTCGATGCCATGAGCCCCGAAACGCGTCCTGTGCAGTTACAAGACCATTACACGGTAGACGGCTTGAGCGTACCGCGCTTTTTTGTCAGCGCTCAAACAGGTGAGGGCGTCGCAGCTTTGCGTGAATTTTTGGCACAGGAAGCTCTGTCGACGATGCCTGAAGACCATGCAAATACGCAGGAATTGGAATGA
- a CDS encoding phosphoribosyltransferase, which produces MLTEDGKHLYVSYDEYHNLIEKLAIKIHQSGWEFDTILCLARGGMRPGDILSRIFDKPLAIMSTSSYRADAGTVQGHLDIARFITTPKGEIAGKVLLVDDLADTGHTLKAVVDQLKNNYAPITELRTAVIWTKGVSEFKPDYSMDYLATNPWIHQPFEPYDSMRPVALLEKWKV; this is translated from the coding sequence ATGTTGACCGAAGACGGCAAACACCTGTACGTGTCGTACGACGAGTACCACAACCTCATTGAAAAACTCGCCATCAAGATTCACCAATCGGGCTGGGAATTCGACACCATCCTTTGCTTGGCCCGTGGCGGTATGCGCCCAGGCGACATCTTGTCGCGCATCTTCGACAAGCCTTTGGCCATCATGTCCACCAGCTCGTACCGCGCTGATGCAGGCACGGTGCAAGGCCATTTGGATATCGCCCGCTTCATCACCACACCTAAAGGCGAAATCGCTGGCAAAGTGCTGTTGGTGGACGACTTGGCTGACACCGGCCACACCTTGAAGGCGGTGGTGGACCAGCTCAAGAACAACTACGCACCCATCACCGAATTGCGCACTGCCGTGATTTGGACCAAGGGCGTGTCTGAATTCAAACCTGATTACTCGATGGACTATTTGGCCACGAACCCATGGATTCACCAACCGTTTGAGCCCTATGACAGCATGCGCCCAGTGGCTTTGTTGGAGAAGTGGAAGGTTTAA
- the hflC gene encoding protease modulator HflC, with protein sequence MQQNKIGFYISSAFVALALLSSTLFVVDQRQFGVVYSFGQIKNVITEPGLNIKLPPPFQNVSYIDKRLLTLDNADTEPMLTAEKQRVVIDWYARWRITDPSQYIRNVGLDENAGAVQLARVVRNAFQEEINKRTVKELLSLKREELLADVKREVLTAVKGAKPWGVDVIDVRITRADYVDAITESVYRRMEAERKRVANELRSTGAAEGEKIRADADRQREVTVANAYREAQKIKGEGDAEAARLYADSFGRDANFAQFYRSLEAYKTTFSKKSDVMVVDPSSDFFKALRGSSGGSAPAPKK encoded by the coding sequence ATGCAACAAAACAAAATCGGTTTTTACATTTCCTCTGCCTTCGTGGCTTTGGCGCTGCTCAGCTCCACCCTGTTTGTGGTGGACCAACGTCAGTTTGGCGTGGTGTATTCCTTTGGCCAAATCAAGAACGTCATCACTGAGCCTGGCTTGAACATCAAGCTGCCGCCACCGTTCCAAAACGTGAGCTACATCGACAAGCGTTTGCTCACGCTGGACAACGCGGACACCGAGCCCATGCTCACCGCTGAAAAGCAGCGTGTGGTGATTGATTGGTATGCCCGTTGGCGTATCACCGACCCATCGCAATACATCCGTAACGTGGGTCTGGACGAAAACGCCGGCGCTGTGCAGCTGGCCCGTGTTGTGCGCAATGCTTTCCAAGAAGAGATCAACAAGCGCACGGTGAAAGAACTGCTTTCATTGAAGCGCGAAGAGTTGCTGGCCGATGTCAAGCGCGAAGTGTTGACGGCAGTCAAAGGTGCCAAGCCTTGGGGCGTGGACGTGATTGACGTGCGCATCACCCGTGCTGACTATGTGGACGCCATCACTGAATCGGTGTACCGCCGCATGGAAGCCGAGCGCAAGCGCGTGGCCAACGAGCTGCGTTCGACCGGTGCCGCCGAAGGCGAGAAAATCCGCGCCGATGCAGATCGACAACGCGAAGTGACTGTAGCCAATGCCTACCGCGAAGCGCAAAAAATCAAAGGCGAGGGCGACGCCGAAGCCGCGCGTTTGTATGCTGACTCGTTTGGCCGCGATGCTAACTTTGCTCAGTTTTACCGCAGCTTAGAAGCCTACAAAACCACGTTCAGCAAAAAGAGCGACGTGATGGTGGTCGACCCATCGAGCGACTTCTTCAAAGCCCTGCGTGGCAGCAGTGGCGGCAGCGCCCCAGCGCCTAAGAAGTAA
- the hflK gene encoding FtsH protease activity modulator HflK gives MNSNTHTVSPKSWCARLLGMFNLNDGRWGRDKDGNPTFDPNGSQAIPPSSDEKKPQDEPKRPPAAGAGGPPDLDELWRDFNAKLSGLLGNKKGGSEPPNNNGGPTGPDFKVARFGIGVIGAVVLAIWLSTGFFIVQEGQQAVITQFGRYHSTVGAGFNWRLPYPFQRQELVFVTQIRSVDVGRDTIVKSTGLRESAMLTEDENILEIKFAVQYRLTDARAYLFETKNPTDTVVQAAETAVREVVGKMKMDAAMSDERDQIGPRIRTIMQAILDQYKVGVEVVGINLQQGGVRPPEQVQAAFDDVLKAGQERERAKNEAEAYANDVVPRAVGAASRLKQEADGYKARIVAQAEGDAQRFKSLVGEYQKAPQVMRDRLYIDAMQQIYSNTTKVLVDTKQGSNLLYLPLDKIIQQTNAANGTAPAASPADAAQNAANTPANPSTPATDARARDGRARDRDGR, from the coding sequence ATGAACTCCAACACCCACACGGTCAGCCCCAAATCTTGGTGCGCGCGACTGCTCGGCATGTTCAACCTCAACGATGGCCGCTGGGGTCGCGACAAAGACGGCAACCCCACGTTTGACCCCAATGGCAGTCAGGCCATTCCGCCTTCGAGCGACGAGAAAAAGCCGCAAGACGAACCCAAGCGCCCACCCGCAGCAGGCGCGGGCGGTCCGCCTGACTTGGATGAGTTGTGGCGCGATTTCAACGCCAAGCTATCAGGCTTGCTTGGCAATAAAAAAGGTGGCTCTGAGCCGCCAAACAACAACGGTGGTCCAACAGGCCCCGACTTCAAAGTGGCGCGTTTTGGTATCGGTGTGATTGGCGCTGTGGTGTTGGCCATTTGGCTCAGCACCGGTTTCTTCATCGTGCAAGAAGGTCAGCAAGCGGTCATCACGCAGTTTGGCCGCTACCACTCCACTGTGGGTGCCGGTTTCAACTGGCGTTTGCCTTATCCCTTCCAACGCCAAGAGCTGGTGTTCGTGACGCAAATTCGTTCGGTCGATGTGGGCCGTGACACCATCGTCAAGTCCACGGGCTTGCGCGAGTCGGCCATGTTGACGGAAGACGAAAACATCCTTGAAATCAAATTTGCCGTGCAATACCGTTTGACAGATGCACGCGCTTATTTGTTTGAAACCAAGAACCCCACGGACACCGTGGTGCAAGCTGCCGAAACAGCCGTGCGCGAAGTGGTGGGCAAGATGAAGATGGACGCTGCCATGTCCGACGAGCGTGACCAAATTGGTCCACGCATTCGCACCATCATGCAAGCCATTCTTGACCAATACAAAGTCGGTGTCGAAGTGGTGGGCATCAACTTGCAACAAGGTGGCGTGCGCCCCCCAGAGCAAGTACAAGCTGCGTTTGACGACGTGCTCAAAGCGGGTCAAGAACGCGAACGCGCCAAAAACGAAGCCGAAGCCTATGCCAACGACGTGGTGCCACGTGCTGTGGGTGCCGCTTCGCGTTTGAAGCAAGAAGCCGATGGTTACAAAGCCCGCATCGTGGCGCAAGCCGAGGGTGATGCGCAACGCTTCAAGTCGCTCGTGGGCGAATACCAAAAGGCGCCACAAGTCATGCGTGACCGTTTGTACATCGACGCCATGCAACAGATTTACAGCAACACCACCAAGGTGTTGGTGGACACCAAGCAAGGCTCGAACTTGTTGTATTTACCCTTGGACAAAATCATCCAGCAAACCAATGCAGCCAATGGCACAGCACCTGCTGCGTCACCTGCTGACGCTGCGCAAAATGCCGCCAACACACCCGCTAACCCAAGCACGCCTGCCACAGATGCGCGCGCACGCGATGGCCGCGCACGCGACCGTGATGGCCGTTGA
- a CDS encoding adenylosuccinate synthase: MAATKGRNVVVVGTQWGDEGKGKLVDWLTETATGVVRFQGGHNAGHTLVINGVKTALHLIPSGIMRPGVKCYIGNGVVLSAPKLLEEIAGLEKAGVEVRSRLRISEACPLILPYHAAIDIAREAAKEKAGTAKIGTTGRGIGPAYEDKIARRALRVQDLKHPERFATKLRENLELHNHVLTDILHAPAVDYDTVYNEAMAYAKEILPMVADVSRELNEAHKAGANLLFEGAQGTLLDVDHGTYPFVTSSNCVAGNAAAGAGVGPGMLHYILGITKAYCTRVGGGPFPTELDWEKEGTPGYHMATIGAEKGTTTGRSRRCGWFDAALLKRSAQVNGLTGLCITKLDVLDGLTELLLCVGYELDGETIDILPMGADEISRCKPIYETIPGWTDSTVGVTDYNKLPKAAQHYLNRIADTTGVPIHMVSTSPDRDHTILLTHPYIA, translated from the coding sequence GTGGCTGCAACCAAAGGCCGTAACGTCGTCGTGGTCGGCACCCAATGGGGTGACGAAGGCAAAGGCAAATTGGTCGATTGGTTGACCGAAACCGCCACTGGCGTGGTGCGCTTTCAAGGTGGCCACAACGCAGGACACACCTTGGTCATCAACGGCGTGAAAACCGCGCTGCACTTGATCCCCAGCGGCATCATGCGCCCGGGCGTGAAGTGCTACATCGGCAACGGTGTTGTGTTGTCTGCACCTAAGCTGCTTGAAGAAATTGCGGGCTTGGAAAAGGCGGGCGTGGAAGTGCGCTCACGCTTGCGCATCAGCGAAGCTTGCCCACTTATCTTGCCTTACCACGCCGCCATCGACATCGCGCGTGAAGCCGCCAAAGAGAAGGCCGGTACCGCCAAGATCGGCACCACAGGCCGCGGCATTGGCCCCGCCTACGAAGACAAAATTGCACGCCGTGCTTTGCGCGTGCAAGACTTGAAGCACCCCGAGCGCTTCGCCACCAAACTGCGCGAGAACCTTGAGCTGCACAACCATGTGTTGACCGACATCTTGCACGCGCCCGCTGTGGACTACGACACCGTCTATAACGAAGCTATGGCCTATGCCAAAGAAATCTTGCCGATGGTGGCAGACGTGTCACGTGAGTTGAACGAAGCCCACAAAGCCGGTGCCAACCTGTTGTTTGAAGGCGCACAAGGCACCTTGCTCGACGTGGACCACGGTACTTACCCCTTCGTCACGTCTAGCAACTGCGTGGCCGGTAACGCCGCTGCAGGTGCAGGCGTTGGCCCTGGCATGTTGCACTACATCTTGGGCATCACCAAGGCGTACTGCACACGCGTGGGCGGCGGCCCATTCCCCACCGAACTCGATTGGGAAAAAGAAGGCACGCCTGGTTACCACATGGCCACCATTGGCGCAGAGAAGGGCACGACCACGGGGCGCTCACGCCGTTGCGGTTGGTTTGATGCCGCGTTGCTCAAGCGCAGCGCACAAGTCAACGGCCTCACAGGCTTGTGCATCACCAAGCTCGACGTGCTCGACGGCTTGACCGAATTGCTCTTGTGCGTGGGTTACGAATTGGACGGCGAAACCATCGACATCTTGCCCATGGGCGCAGACGAGATTTCGCGTTGCAAACCCATCTACGAAACCATCCCTGGCTGGACCGACAGCACCGTTGGCGTGACCGACTACAACAAGTTGCCCAAAGCCGCTCAGCACTACCTCAACCGCATTGCTGACACCACTGGCGTGCCCATTCACATGGTGTCCACCAGCCCAGACCGTGACCACACGATCTTGCTGACACACCCCTACATCGCTTAA
- a CDS encoding ATP phosphoribosyltransferase regulatory subunit, translated as MSAWVLPDHIADVLPSEARHIEELRRLYLDTARGYGYELVMPPLLEYLESLLSGTGRALDLQTFKLVDQLSGRTLGLRADTTPQVARIDAHLLNRTGVTRLCYCGPVLHTRPDRPFATREPLQFGAEIYGHAGIEADLEVLHLALDTLKAVSIHQFTVDLSDARIVPALLNGVTLTADVRDALHSALAAKDTSGVQALSKDLPANVRTALVALVGMYGDASVLAQAEKAFAAWPVVMQALAELRQIAADLSGVAVTFDLADLRGYAYYSGVRFAIFVRGASDALVRGGRYDEVGAVFGRKRPAVGFSLDLKELVSVVPERALKAAIRAPWGTAKGLREAIATLRANGETVVCVLPGHESEVDEFDCDRELIEVAGQWAVQAVPAGQAL; from the coding sequence ATGTCTGCTTGGGTTCTGCCGGATCACATCGCCGATGTTCTGCCTTCTGAGGCCCGGCACATCGAAGAGCTGCGTCGCTTGTATCTCGACACAGCTAGAGGTTATGGCTACGAGCTGGTCATGCCACCGTTGCTTGAGTACCTCGAATCATTGCTGTCGGGCACAGGCCGCGCACTCGATTTGCAAACCTTCAAACTGGTCGACCAACTCTCTGGTCGTACCTTGGGCCTGCGCGCCGACACCACGCCGCAAGTCGCCCGCATTGACGCCCATTTGCTCAACCGTACTGGCGTGACGCGCCTGTGCTACTGCGGCCCTGTGCTGCATACACGCCCAGACCGCCCATTCGCCACCCGTGAGCCTTTGCAGTTTGGTGCCGAAATTTATGGCCATGCAGGTATCGAGGCCGATCTTGAAGTGCTGCACTTGGCGTTGGACACCCTCAAAGCCGTGTCCATCCACCAATTCACGGTGGACTTGAGCGATGCGCGCATCGTGCCCGCGTTGCTCAATGGTGTGACCTTGACGGCTGACGTGCGCGATGCCTTGCACAGCGCCTTGGCCGCCAAAGACACTTCAGGCGTTCAAGCTCTCTCCAAAGACTTGCCTGCCAACGTGCGCACGGCATTGGTCGCTTTGGTCGGCATGTATGGCGATGCGTCCGTGTTGGCCCAAGCCGAAAAAGCATTTGCTGCATGGCCTGTGGTCATGCAAGCCTTGGCTGAGCTGCGCCAAATTGCCGCTGACTTGAGCGGTGTGGCCGTGACATTCGACTTGGCCGATTTGCGCGGCTACGCCTACTACAGCGGCGTGCGCTTTGCCATCTTTGTGCGCGGTGCCAGCGACGCCTTGGTGCGCGGTGGCCGCTACGACGAAGTGGGGGCGGTGTTTGGCCGTAAGCGTCCCGCCGTTGGATTCAGTTTGGACTTGAAAGAGTTGGTCAGCGTGGTGCCAGAGCGCGCCCTCAAAGCCGCCATTCGTGCGCCCTGGGGAACCGCCAAAGGTTTGCGCGAAGCCATTGCCACCTTGCGTGCCAATGGTGAAACCGTGGTCTGCGTGTTGCCAGGCCACGAAAGCGAAGTCGATGAATTTGACTGCGATCGTGAACTGATCGAAGTCGCCGGCCAGTGGGCAGTGCAAGCTGTTCCCGCTGGTCAAGCCCTTTAA
- the der gene encoding ribosome biogenesis GTPase Der: MKPVLALVGRPNVGKSTLFNRLTKSRDAIVADFAGLTRDRHYGNARFDKHEFIVIDTGGFEPTADNGIYKEMARQTQQAVAEADVVVFVVDARGGISAQDHDIANYLRRLGKPTILVANKAEGMKEGAQLVEFYELGLGEVLPVSASHGQGIRDMMAQALAPLNLADPNEEDADADNGTIKLAVAGRPNVGKSTLINTWLGEERLVAFDMPGTTRDAISVPFERNGQMFELIDTAGLRRKGKVFEAIEKFSVVKTLQAIESANVVLLLLDATQGVTDQDAHIAGYILESGRAVVLAVNKWDAVDSYQRELLMRSIETRLPFLKFAAMHFISAKKRQGLGPLWGAIAQAHKAAMCKMPTPLLTRLLLEAVQFQSPQRGGMYRPKLRYAHQGGMNPPIIVIHGNSLEHVTETYKRFLEGRFRKAFNLEGTPLRIEMKTSSNPYAGKDD, from the coding sequence TTGAAACCCGTATTGGCCTTAGTGGGCCGCCCCAACGTTGGTAAGTCCACGTTGTTCAACCGTTTGACCAAATCGCGTGATGCGATCGTGGCCGACTTCGCAGGCTTGACCCGCGACCGTCACTACGGCAACGCCCGTTTTGATAAACACGAATTCATCGTCATTGACACGGGCGGCTTTGAGCCCACCGCTGACAACGGCATCTACAAAGAGATGGCGCGTCAAACGCAACAAGCCGTGGCCGAAGCCGATGTGGTGGTGTTTGTGGTGGATGCGCGTGGCGGTATTTCTGCCCAAGACCACGACATTGCCAACTACCTTCGCCGCTTGGGCAAGCCCACCATTTTGGTGGCCAACAAAGCCGAGGGCATGAAAGAGGGCGCTCAGCTGGTTGAGTTCTACGAGCTGGGCTTGGGCGAAGTGTTGCCTGTGTCCGCCTCGCACGGTCAAGGCATTCGCGACATGATGGCGCAGGCCTTGGCACCGCTGAATTTGGCTGACCCTAACGAAGAAGATGCCGACGCAGACAACGGCACCATCAAGCTCGCTGTGGCCGGCCGCCCCAACGTGGGAAAATCGACCCTCATCAACACGTGGTTGGGTGAAGAACGCTTGGTGGCGTTTGACATGCCGGGCACCACACGTGACGCCATCAGCGTGCCATTTGAGCGCAATGGCCAAATGTTTGAACTCATCGATACGGCTGGTTTGCGCCGCAAAGGCAAAGTGTTTGAAGCCATCGAGAAGTTCTCGGTGGTCAAAACCTTGCAAGCCATCGAGTCGGCGAACGTGGTGCTGTTGTTGCTCGACGCGACCCAAGGCGTGACCGACCAAGACGCGCACATCGCAGGCTACATCTTGGAAAGCGGCCGTGCCGTTGTGTTGGCTGTGAACAAATGGGACGCCGTGGACTCTTACCAGCGCGAATTGCTGATGCGCTCGATTGAGACGCGTTTGCCGTTTTTGAAGTTTGCGGCCATGCACTTCATTTCCGCCAAGAAACGCCAAGGTTTGGGGCCGTTGTGGGGCGCGATTGCGCAAGCCCACAAAGCGGCGATGTGCAAGATGCCAACGCCTTTGCTCACACGCTTGTTGCTAGAAGCCGTGCAGTTTCAGTCACCACAGCGCGGCGGCATGTACCGCCCCAAGCTGCGTTATGCCCACCAAGGTGGCATGAATCCGCCCATCATCGTGATTCACGGCAATTCGCTGGAGCACGTGACCGAAACCTACAAACGGTTCTTGGAAGGGCGATTCCGCAAGGCCTTTAATTTAGAAGGTACCCCCTTGCGAATTGAGATGAAGACCTCAAGTAACCCTTACGCAGGCAAAGACGACTGA
- a CDS encoding tetratricopeptide repeat protein, with product MSSHLNLEDQEQIDELKHFWKNWGDLITWLLIAVLGGYAAWMGWQSYQGKQAAQSAALYDTVERAALSGDIALLDRSVSDIKDKFAGTTYAQQAALLAARVYNDKDRKADAKAQLSWVVEKASDEGYQALARLRLAALLVEDKAYDEARKQLTAKVPEAFAPLMADRLGDLAMLQAQPAEAVQHYKNAWKGFEPNAEYRRLVAVKLSALGADPEDTAAVESKK from the coding sequence ATGTCATCGCACCTCAACCTTGAAGACCAAGAACAAATCGACGAACTCAAGCACTTTTGGAAAAACTGGGGCGACCTCATCACGTGGCTGCTGATTGCCGTGTTGGGCGGATATGCCGCTTGGATGGGTTGGCAGTCTTACCAAGGCAAACAAGCGGCCCAATCTGCGGCCTTGTATGACACGGTGGAACGCGCCGCGTTGAGTGGCGACATTGCTTTGCTTGACCGCTCGGTGAGCGACATCAAAGACAAATTTGCCGGCACTACTTACGCTCAACAAGCCGCTTTGTTGGCCGCCCGCGTTTACAACGACAAGGACCGCAAAGCCGATGCCAAAGCTCAGCTGAGCTGGGTTGTTGAGAAAGCCAGCGACGAGGGCTACCAAGCCTTGGCACGTTTGCGTTTGGCTGCTTTGTTGGTGGAAGACAAAGCGTATGACGAAGCCCGCAAGCAACTCACTGCCAAAGTGCCAGAAGCCTTCGCCCCCTTGATGGCCGATCGCTTGGGTGACTTGGCCATGTTGCAAGCGCAACCGGCTGAAGCTGTTCAACACTACAAAAATGCGTGGAAGGGCTTTGAGCCCAACGCCGAGTACCGCCGTTTGGTGGCTGTGAAATTGTCTGCTTTGGGCGCAGACCCTGAAGATACAGCTGCCGTGGAGAGCAAAAAGTGA
- the bamB gene encoding outer membrane protein assembly factor BamB, whose amino-acid sequence MNTTTSRCLSLTRVALVGACVALAACSGPSRPKPTEIPGVPVLQDMRTSWTANVGKVDFPLVVSAREDRIALANSQGVVAVLDAATGKDIWRLKLDQAISAGVGSDGQQLAVVTRNNELVALQDGKVQWRKSLPAQSFTAPLVAGSRVFVLTADRSVIAFDGATGRQLWTQQRPGEPLVLKQAGVMLAFKNTLVVGLSGRLAGIDPNTGVIRWESAIATPRGTNDVERLVDLVAPFDRVGDVVCVRAFQTAVGCVNADRGQGVWTRPSAGEMGVSGNDTLLVAPLSNGVVQAFNRSNGERLWDTERLKYRILSAPLVTPRGVLVADNGGWLYLLSLADGALLNRIKLDTEELATAPVFAGGRYVVVTREGRVTGLQIP is encoded by the coding sequence GTGAACACAACAACGTCTCGCTGCCTATCTCTGACACGCGTTGCGCTAGTTGGCGCGTGCGTGGCCTTGGCTGCATGCTCGGGTCCTTCGCGTCCTAAGCCCACCGAAATTCCTGGCGTCCCCGTGTTGCAAGACATGCGCACGAGCTGGACCGCCAATGTGGGCAAGGTGGACTTCCCCTTGGTCGTGTCAGCTCGCGAAGATCGCATTGCTCTGGCCAACAGCCAAGGCGTGGTGGCCGTGTTGGACGCCGCCACCGGCAAAGACATTTGGCGTTTGAAGTTGGACCAAGCTATTTCAGCGGGCGTGGGCAGTGATGGCCAACAGCTGGCAGTGGTGACTCGCAACAACGAACTGGTTGCGTTGCAAGACGGCAAAGTGCAATGGCGCAAGAGCTTGCCTGCGCAATCGTTTACCGCGCCTTTGGTGGCGGGTTCACGCGTGTTTGTGCTGACAGCAGATCGTTCAGTCATCGCGTTTGATGGTGCGACAGGTCGCCAACTCTGGACCCAGCAGCGCCCTGGCGAGCCTTTGGTGCTGAAGCAAGCAGGTGTGATGCTTGCATTCAAGAACACCTTGGTGGTCGGCCTGTCTGGTCGCTTGGCGGGCATTGACCCCAACACGGGCGTAATTCGTTGGGAATCAGCCATTGCCACACCGCGCGGCACCAACGACGTGGAGCGTTTGGTCGACTTGGTCGCCCCGTTTGACCGCGTGGGAGACGTGGTGTGCGTGCGTGCCTTCCAGACCGCTGTCGGTTGTGTGAATGCAGACCGTGGTCAAGGCGTGTGGACACGTCCGTCCGCAGGCGAGATGGGCGTGAGTGGCAACGACACCTTGCTGGTCGCGCCACTGTCCAACGGCGTGGTGCAAGCGTTCAATCGCAGCAATGGCGAACGTCTGTGGGACACCGAGCGTTTGAAATACCGCATCTTGAGCGCACCACTGGTCACGCCGCGCGGCGTGTTGGTGGCTGACAACGGCGGCTGGTTGTATTTGCTGTCACTCGCTGACGGCGCATTGCTCAACCGCATCAAGCTCGATACCGAAGAATTGGCAACTGCCCCTGTGTTTGCAGGTGGTCGCTATGTGGTGGTCACACGCGAAGGTCGCGTGACTGGCCTCCAAATCCCGTAA
- the hfq gene encoding RNA chaperone Hfq, producing the protein MNTENSKNKGQLLQDPFLNILRREHVPVSIYLVNGIKLQGQIESFDQYVVLLRNTVTQMVYKHAISTIVPGRAVNFNPTDGTGSSPEV; encoded by the coding sequence GTGAACACCGAAAACTCAAAGAACAAAGGCCAACTGTTGCAAGACCCATTTTTGAACATCCTGCGCCGCGAGCATGTGCCCGTGTCCATCTACTTGGTCAACGGCATCAAGCTGCAAGGCCAAATCGAATCGTTTGACCAATACGTCGTGTTGCTGCGCAACACCGTGACGCAAATGGTTTACAAACACGCCATCTCGACCATCGTGCCGGGCCGCGCTGTCAACTTCAACCCCACCGACGGCACAGGCAGTTCGCCTGAAGTCTGA